The following coding sequences are from one Nilaparvata lugens isolate BPH chromosome 4, ASM1435652v1, whole genome shotgun sequence window:
- the LOC120351094 gene encoding ctenidin-3-like, whose product MEKVGADVRDIGHGRGGGGTMEKGGADGRDIGHGRGGGGTIEKGGADGRDIGLGRGGGGTMEKGGADGRDIGHGRGGGGTIEKGGADGRDIGHGRGGGGTMEKEVLMGETLDMEEEEEEPWRR is encoded by the coding sequence ATGGAGAAGGTAGGTGCTGATGTGAGAGACATTGGacatggaagaggaggaggaggaaccaTGGAGAAGGGAGGTGCTGATGGGAGAGACATTGGacatggaagaggaggaggaggaaccaTAGAGAAGGGAGGTGCTGATGGGAGAGACATTGGActtggaagaggaggaggaggaaccaTGGAGAAGGGAGGTGCTGATGGGAGAGACATTGGacatggaagaggaggaggaggaaccaTAGAGAAGGGAGGTGCTGATGGGAGAGACATTGGacatggaagaggaggaggaggaaccaTGGAAAAGGAGGTGCTGATGGGAGAGACATTGGAcatggaagaggaggaagaggaaccATGGAGAAGGTAG
- the LOC120351093 gene encoding uncharacterized protein LOC120351093: MSLSNFLSSMSHHVGVVDIAKDDAEEEEAVMEHDLVSLGNLEEAPQQMEEAATAEVVAPQEDYAADEFFAKEVDESLKEFKTKATNFNPESPFEMCTRRFVEEQKDDLMKDLKNAEDIGFDEQESEDELLVPEVSCQEKKRIGADVVSRNEASYANDEESAKVKLQFHYFKMARVLIVDASQTKYFNTYLQQVPSDLRVS, from the exons ATGAGCCTCTCCAATTTCTTAAGCTCCATGAGCCATCATGTGGGAGTGGTTGACATTGCCAAGGATGatgctgaagaagaagaggcaGTCATGGAGCATGACCTAGTGTCTCTTGGAAACTTGGAAG aAGCCCCACAACAAATGGAGGAAGCTGCTACCGCCGAGGTTGTTGCCCCACAAGAGGATTATGCCGCAGACGAGTTTTTCGCTAAAGAGGTGGACGAATCTTTGAAAGAGTTCAAAACAAAAGCAACAAATTTCAACCCTGAGAGTCCCTTCGAGATGTGCACTCGAAGATTTGTTGAGGAGCAGAAAGATGACTTGATGAAGGATTTGAAGAATGCCGAGG ATATTGGATTTGATGAACAAGAATCTGAAGATGAGCTGCTTGTACCAGAGGTTAGCTGccaggagaagaagaggattgGAGCTGATGTAGTGAGCCGTAATGAAGCTTCTTATGCTAATGATGAGGAGAGCGCTAAG GTGAAATTGCagtttcattatttcaaaatggCGAGAGTGTTGATTGTTGATGCTAGTCAAACCAAGTATTTCAACACATACTTGCAACAAGTACCTAGTGATCTGAGAGTGAGTTAA